A stretch of Acidicapsa ligni DNA encodes these proteins:
- a CDS encoding TonB-dependent receptor encodes MTRTKLYRWSAPLLLSICALLFSIVPVSLHAQSSDASLAGTVTDAKGGALPNATVNVKKDSTSDVRTVKADAQGHFSISGIASGRYTIEITAPGFSVNSRVVQLVAGQDQDISIALTVGDVSQQVLVEANSVGSVAAALAPMDALLEARSARTEITQAFIQNFTSPVSDFGEAVEMAPGTFTTNGNGVGLGQSATFFRGFPDGNYDIDFDGIPFYDTNTPTHHSWAFFPSQFLGGIDFDRSPGTASTIGPTPFGGSIHLLSKDLSPVKNVRGQFAYGSFNTYLYDGEYDSGNVLPNHKLNYQIDVHHLQSDGYQTFNHQTRNAGAIKVQYKLSDKTMITGFSGVIWLDANTPNFSATRCQMFGATSAYTCTGTLAPFAGSGLNFLLTNNSDPVNYLDNKYNSYHVPTDFEYVGLHTELPHNITVDVKPYTYNYDNSELYSNATPITEQATINGSKTYMGLNIAPCNIPVTKKGVTAIPCAVDKYNSYRKYGETSTVSQTSRFGVFRAGMWYEWADTNRHQFPTDPLNNWADQPLSNFNEQFWTNSYQPYVEYEFHVTKALNITAGTKFSHYNIATKQFADDGKTIGGLGTNDPSTFITNSGSYSAWLPSLDANYRIRSNWSAYGQVATGSVVPPSSVFDYAQNAAGIPVKTLPKQQRSTTYQTGTVFKLKRVTFDADFYHIRFQNSYSSVDDASGEPIYYLQPSSITKGFEAESNIYIGRGLSAYLNASVGRATYTGTLSVNCAPSKCTGAPITVTAPSGLWVANTPSDVETEGVTYQHKGWDVAVFNKRVGTLYQDNAAYHNQATIDPFTLTNVYFNYTLRTGGHFDQTKFRLSFNNLFDEHNITGVKIAGSALTQTISANGTTYTDPFNTTGPTPISGGDNVSILPGRSVMLAVTFGFSPKK; translated from the coding sequence GTGACTCGAACCAAACTCTACCGCTGGAGCGCACCGCTATTGCTCAGCATATGCGCTCTTTTATTTTCCATCGTGCCAGTATCGCTGCATGCTCAGAGCAGCGACGCCAGCCTCGCTGGAACCGTCACGGACGCTAAAGGCGGTGCGCTTCCGAATGCAACCGTAAATGTGAAGAAGGATTCAACCAGCGATGTTCGCACAGTAAAAGCTGATGCCCAGGGACACTTCTCCATCAGCGGCATAGCCTCAGGCCGCTACACGATTGAGATCACAGCCCCGGGGTTTAGCGTCAACAGCCGCGTTGTGCAACTCGTCGCAGGGCAGGATCAGGATATCTCTATCGCTCTGACCGTAGGCGATGTATCGCAGCAGGTGCTGGTTGAGGCTAACTCCGTTGGTTCTGTTGCTGCGGCATTGGCACCTATGGACGCGTTGCTAGAGGCTCGTTCTGCGCGCACTGAGATCACTCAGGCTTTCATTCAGAACTTTACTTCTCCCGTGTCTGACTTCGGTGAAGCGGTAGAAATGGCTCCGGGCACATTTACCACGAACGGCAATGGCGTCGGCCTTGGCCAATCTGCTACGTTCTTCCGTGGATTTCCCGATGGTAACTACGACATCGATTTTGACGGTATCCCGTTCTATGACACCAACACTCCTACGCACCATTCCTGGGCTTTTTTCCCATCGCAATTTTTAGGTGGAATCGACTTTGATCGCAGCCCGGGCACTGCATCCACGATCGGACCTACGCCATTCGGAGGTTCCATTCACCTACTCTCCAAGGATCTTTCCCCTGTTAAGAATGTCCGTGGACAATTCGCTTATGGTTCGTTCAATACGTATCTTTACGATGGCGAATACGATTCCGGCAATGTTCTGCCGAATCATAAACTGAATTACCAAATTGACGTGCATCATCTGCAATCCGATGGCTATCAGACTTTCAACCATCAGACACGGAATGCCGGAGCCATCAAGGTTCAATACAAGCTGTCAGATAAGACCATGATTACTGGCTTTTCCGGCGTTATCTGGCTCGATGCCAACACGCCTAACTTTTCTGCTACGCGCTGCCAGATGTTCGGTGCGACCAGCGCATATACCTGCACAGGAACACTGGCTCCATTCGCAGGGTCAGGTCTGAACTTCCTGCTTACGAACAATTCTGACCCGGTCAACTATCTCGATAACAAGTACAACTCCTACCATGTACCGACCGATTTTGAATATGTTGGTCTGCATACCGAGCTGCCGCATAACATCACTGTCGACGTGAAGCCATACACCTATAACTACGACAACTCAGAGCTATATTCAAACGCGACTCCAATCACGGAACAGGCTACCATCAATGGCTCAAAGACTTACATGGGTCTGAACATTGCTCCATGCAATATCCCTGTCACGAAAAAAGGCGTTACTGCGATCCCTTGCGCTGTGGATAAGTACAACAGCTATCGCAAGTACGGCGAAACATCGACTGTCAGCCAGACCTCGCGATTCGGCGTGTTTCGCGCTGGCATGTGGTATGAGTGGGCAGATACCAACCGTCACCAATTCCCTACCGACCCGCTTAACAATTGGGCAGATCAACCTCTGTCAAATTTCAACGAGCAGTTCTGGACTAACTCTTACCAGCCCTATGTCGAGTATGAGTTCCACGTTACGAAGGCTCTGAACATCACTGCCGGCACCAAATTTTCTCACTACAACATCGCCACTAAACAGTTTGCTGACGACGGCAAGACCATTGGCGGCCTTGGCACGAACGACCCATCTACCTTCATCACCAATAGCGGCAGCTACTCTGCCTGGTTGCCATCTCTCGATGCAAACTACCGCATTCGGAGCAACTGGTCTGCATACGGTCAGGTTGCCACGGGCAGCGTAGTGCCGCCCAGCAGTGTTTTCGATTATGCCCAGAACGCAGCGGGTATTCCGGTCAAAACACTCCCCAAGCAACAGCGCTCAACCACCTACCAGACAGGTACGGTGTTCAAGCTCAAGCGTGTTACATTCGATGCGGATTTTTATCACATCCGTTTCCAGAACAGCTACTCTTCAGTAGACGATGCCAGCGGCGAGCCGATCTACTATCTGCAGCCCAGTTCCATCACCAAGGGCTTTGAGGCTGAGAGCAATATCTATATTGGCCGCGGTCTCAGCGCCTATCTCAACGCATCGGTTGGACGCGCCACTTACACGGGAACGCTGAGCGTTAACTGCGCTCCGTCTAAGTGCACCGGCGCACCGATCACTGTTACCGCGCCCTCTGGTCTATGGGTCGCGAATACGCCATCCGACGTTGAGACAGAGGGTGTTACGTATCAGCACAAGGGTTGGGATGTCGCCGTGTTCAACAAGCGCGTTGGCACTCTCTACCAGGACAACGCGGCTTATCACAATCAGGCCACTATCGATCCATTCACACTTACGAACGTTTACTTCAACTACACGCTTCGGACTGGTGGACACTTCGACCAGACCAAGTTTCGTCTGAGCTTCAATAACCTGTTCGATGAGCACAACATTACTGGTGTAAAGATTGCCGGTTCTGCGCTCACTCAAACGATCTCCGCGAATGGCACGACATACACCGATCCATTCAACACCACTGGCCCCACGCCGATCTCCGGTGGCGACAACGTGAGCATACTCCCGGGACGCAGCGTCATGCTTGCGGTAACCTTCGGATTTTCTCCGAAGAAATAA
- a CDS encoding acid phosphatase, which produces MRQKCLTASLAILMISTCLYGQTSSATSPATKATSKASSIHSAYYLQSLSLHLDLILPLPPAKSSDTTTTELAELHRIEASRTPEQVAQAQADDHEQDIFIFRTVMGPDFSAESLPITAALSAHVHQDEGAAADPLKSIYRRSRPYQVDNTLHPVCALTSEPTSYPSGHSLSGYLLAFTLVQIVPEKRQQIFDRADEYAHNRLVCGVHYASDTEASRKTAYAVFGSLMASPRFQQDLAAAREETRRKLGLSPSAPLQ; this is translated from the coding sequence ATGAGACAAAAATGCCTCACAGCGAGCCTGGCCATTCTGATGATCAGCACTTGCTTATACGGACAGACGTCGTCTGCGACTTCTCCGGCAACGAAAGCAACTTCCAAAGCATCGTCGATTCATTCGGCTTACTATCTCCAATCCCTCTCACTTCACCTCGATCTAATTCTGCCTCTGCCTCCCGCCAAGAGCTCAGATACAACCACCACTGAACTTGCGGAGCTGCACCGTATCGAAGCCAGCCGTACGCCGGAGCAGGTAGCGCAGGCGCAGGCAGATGATCACGAACAGGACATCTTCATCTTCAGGACAGTGATGGGACCAGACTTCTCTGCTGAGTCTCTGCCTATCACTGCCGCACTATCTGCTCATGTTCACCAAGATGAAGGTGCAGCAGCCGATCCGCTCAAGAGTATCTATCGTCGCTCTCGCCCATATCAGGTGGATAACACTCTGCATCCGGTATGCGCGCTAACTTCAGAGCCGACTTCTTATCCAAGCGGACATTCACTATCCGGCTATCTGCTTGCCTTCACTCTTGTGCAGATTGTCCCCGAGAAACGTCAGCAGATCTTTGACCGTGCTGATGAGTATGCGCACAACCGCCTGGTGTGCGGGGTTCACTATGCCAGCGATACCGAGGCAAGCCGCAAGACGGCCTACGCCGTATTTGGTTCATTGATGGCTTCACCCCGATTTCAACAAGACCTTGCAGCAGCACGTGAAGAGACGCGCCGCAAGCTCGGTCTTTCTCCGTCAGCGCCTCTGCAATAA
- a CDS encoding response regulator transcription factor — protein sequence MNVLVIEDDNRIASLVERALTEEGHRVTVSDNGRQGAAMLLSGRFDATLLDILLPEMDGFEVLEQVRARHCKTPILVLTAVDAVPKILRAFDLGADDYLVKPFILEILLARVSAIARRVATIDLPPVTAAGVTLDRGRRLAIRHGKEIALTRKQFELLETLIRHKGLITTREQLIEAGWGLSADVKENTLDVYIHGLRSKLEDQSDKGQPLIRTVHGSGYMFVAV from the coding sequence ATGAATGTACTGGTCATCGAAGATGACAATAGAATTGCGAGCCTCGTCGAACGCGCACTGACAGAAGAGGGGCATCGTGTCACCGTGTCAGACAACGGACGGCAGGGTGCAGCCATGCTTCTCTCGGGGAGATTCGACGCTACCCTGCTCGATATACTTCTTCCCGAGATGGATGGGTTTGAGGTTCTGGAACAGGTGCGCGCCAGGCACTGCAAAACTCCGATATTGGTTTTGACGGCTGTCGATGCAGTCCCCAAGATTTTGCGTGCGTTCGATCTAGGCGCGGATGACTATCTCGTAAAACCTTTCATCCTGGAGATTCTCCTGGCGCGTGTTAGTGCCATTGCGCGACGCGTTGCAACGATAGATCTGCCTCCGGTGACCGCTGCAGGCGTTACGCTTGATCGTGGTCGTCGACTGGCTATACGTCATGGCAAAGAGATTGCCCTCACACGAAAGCAATTTGAGCTGCTTGAAACACTCATCCGGCATAAGGGCCTGATTACCACTCGCGAACAATTGATCGAAGCAGGATGGGGACTTAGCGCAGACGTGAAGGAAAACACCCTGGATGTTTACATCCACGGCCTGCGATCAAAGCTGGAAGATCAGTCCGATAAAGGGCAGCCGCTTATCAGAACTGTTCACGGATCCGGTTATATGTTCGTGGCGGTTTAG
- a CDS encoding WD40 repeat domain-containing protein, whose translation MPGIIERHFASKQKVQDISPLWRTLLDESVVSTAWSATGNLLAAASARGTIYIFDIPNQRCMREGQGHQLGATQVAWNPKDPVLASAGLDGKVCLWRPAEEGPFKTLECGDEWVEHIAWSPSGQYLATAAGRKLRLWNNDGELVRDYPDHPNTIAAIAWKQDADEIASACYGQVQFWQPRQDKVHQTFLWKGSMLSLAWSPDGRYLCHGNQDATVHFWIVKSGKELQMWGYPTKVRELAWNRYSRYLATGGGPSITVWDCSGKGPADTKPIELRHHRSPVTRLTYQRSGPLLASGCSQGLLAFWKPGKQKGPDSTSSLSASITDLAWSPDDRLLAAAAEDGSLVIYSSAELQILTTSTD comes from the coding sequence ATGCCTGGCATAATCGAAAGACATTTCGCCTCCAAGCAAAAGGTGCAAGATATTTCGCCTTTGTGGCGAACGCTCCTAGATGAATCTGTTGTCTCGACGGCATGGTCTGCAACGGGCAATCTGCTTGCGGCGGCATCAGCCAGAGGCACGATATATATCTTCGACATTCCAAATCAACGATGCATGCGCGAGGGTCAGGGACATCAACTAGGGGCGACTCAGGTTGCGTGGAATCCGAAAGATCCGGTGCTTGCGAGCGCTGGGCTGGACGGGAAAGTATGCCTGTGGAGACCAGCAGAAGAAGGCCCGTTCAAAACATTGGAATGCGGAGACGAGTGGGTCGAACACATCGCATGGTCTCCCTCTGGGCAATATCTCGCAACTGCCGCAGGACGAAAACTGAGGTTGTGGAACAACGATGGTGAGTTAGTCCGAGATTATCCAGACCACCCCAACACGATTGCTGCAATTGCATGGAAGCAAGATGCAGATGAGATTGCCTCGGCTTGTTACGGACAGGTACAGTTCTGGCAGCCACGGCAAGATAAAGTTCATCAAACCTTCTTATGGAAAGGATCAATGCTTTCGCTTGCGTGGAGTCCGGATGGTCGCTATCTTTGCCATGGCAATCAGGATGCGACTGTACACTTCTGGATCGTGAAGTCTGGAAAGGAACTCCAGATGTGGGGTTATCCAACCAAGGTACGTGAGTTAGCGTGGAATCGATATTCTCGCTATCTTGCCACCGGTGGCGGCCCTTCGATTACGGTTTGGGATTGCTCCGGCAAAGGGCCTGCCGATACAAAGCCAATCGAACTCAGGCACCACAGATCGCCTGTAACCAGGCTCACGTACCAGCGATCAGGGCCTCTACTTGCATCTGGATGTTCGCAGGGGCTGCTTGCTTTTTGGAAGCCAGGTAAGCAAAAGGGACCTGATAGCACAAGCTCTCTTTCGGCTTCGATTACGGATCTCGCATGGTCTCCTGATGACCGCCTACTGGCCGCGGCCGCCGAGGATGGGAGTCTGGTTATTTACTCCAGTGCGGAATTACAGATACTCACAACGTCCACAGATTGA
- a CDS encoding HAMP domain-containing histidine kinase, protein MGSLSVRAKLMLFYFLVTLTGLLIFGLMSFGALQYALLQGKKTHLQGREDRLIALLKENKAKGVKESLGEQLRNYALVTHEGNLFHIHNLDGSVFFPTEGIRQDWTLSIKNDCSRPVFSSVVLDKQPALVMCHMILMDGRMVRLHIGGSLDEETYILREYRDALLLLMPALLFLSSVSGYFLSRHALKPVDRMTRAALEIGIGNLSQRLPVPAAKDEIQHLAVAWNQLLARLDAAVSRLSQFSADASHDLRTSITVMLATAQLSLHRHRSEEEYRDALGKIVTECRTASTLLDALLSLAQSDNFVHEVAFKKIDLCELVVSGCRRVEDLAESSGILLDWHLPPETIYIEGDELLLQRLLGILLDNAIRYTPGSGEIRAEVSLAANNALVTVRDTGVGMSEDIRLHVFDRFYQADLRERKSKAGNGLGLSIGRWIADAHGAELTVESTPQEGSVFQIKFPIKATLSPMEPAFVKK, encoded by the coding sequence ATGGGTAGCCTTTCTGTTCGTGCGAAGCTTATGCTTTTCTATTTCCTGGTCACCCTGACCGGGCTTTTGATCTTTGGACTTATGTCCTTTGGAGCTCTTCAATATGCGCTGCTGCAAGGGAAAAAGACACACCTACAGGGCCGTGAAGATCGCTTGATTGCTCTACTCAAGGAAAATAAAGCAAAGGGCGTTAAAGAGTCTCTGGGCGAGCAACTTCGCAACTACGCACTCGTAACTCACGAAGGAAACTTATTTCACATACACAATCTGGATGGCAGTGTTTTCTTCCCTACGGAGGGGATCAGGCAGGACTGGACGCTGTCTATTAAAAACGATTGCTCGCGTCCGGTATTTAGTTCGGTAGTTCTCGACAAACAGCCCGCCCTGGTTATGTGCCATATGATTTTGATGGACGGTCGCATGGTCCGCTTACATATAGGTGGCTCTCTGGATGAAGAGACTTACATTTTGCGGGAGTACCGCGATGCACTTCTTCTGCTAATGCCCGCGCTGTTATTTCTCTCGTCAGTGAGTGGATACTTTCTGAGCCGACACGCATTGAAGCCTGTCGATCGAATGACTCGTGCGGCGCTTGAAATCGGAATCGGAAATCTATCGCAGCGGCTCCCAGTCCCAGCAGCAAAGGATGAAATTCAACACCTCGCTGTAGCTTGGAACCAACTTCTCGCCAGGCTTGACGCGGCTGTTTCTCGCCTTAGCCAATTTTCTGCGGATGCTTCGCATGACCTCAGAACATCGATCACAGTCATGCTTGCTACCGCCCAGTTATCTCTACATCGGCATCGCTCCGAAGAAGAATATCGTGATGCACTCGGGAAGATTGTTACAGAGTGCAGGACCGCTTCCACACTGCTGGATGCGCTTCTCTCACTTGCTCAGAGCGATAACTTCGTCCACGAAGTTGCATTCAAGAAGATTGATCTTTGCGAGTTAGTAGTAAGTGGCTGCAGGCGTGTCGAGGATCTCGCTGAATCGAGTGGAATCCTTTTGGATTGGCATCTGCCACCCGAGACGATCTACATCGAAGGGGATGAATTACTACTACAGCGTCTGCTGGGAATACTACTGGATAACGCGATTCGCTATACGCCAGGATCGGGTGAGATTCGCGCAGAAGTCTCGCTCGCTGCGAATAACGCATTGGTGACGGTACGTGATACGGGTGTTGGTATGTCAGAGGATATACGCTTGCACGTCTTCGATCGCTTCTATCAGGCCGATCTGCGGGAAAGAAAATCAAAAGCCGGCAACGGCCTTGGCTTGTCGATTGGCAGATGGATCGCAGATGCTCATGGTGCGGAACTGACGGTAGAGAGTACTCCACAAGAGGGCTCCGTCTTCCAGATCAAGTTTCCTATTAAAGCGACGTTATCGCCGATGGAACCGGCATTTGTAAAGAAGTGA
- a CDS encoding Fur family transcriptional regulator — MEKRNTRQKAAIRDAFTEADRPLSPEEALSGAQQFYPALGVATVYRNIQALIEEGWLQEVAIPGDSTRYEVAGKAHHHHFQCNECRKLYELEGCVPKFKPRLPRGFRVTGHEFFLYGTCASCRIESPEAQA, encoded by the coding sequence ATGGAAAAACGAAACACAAGACAAAAGGCAGCCATCAGAGACGCATTCACTGAAGCGGATAGGCCCCTTTCGCCAGAGGAGGCGCTGAGCGGCGCTCAGCAATTCTATCCGGCTCTTGGTGTCGCGACGGTCTACCGCAACATTCAGGCGCTGATCGAGGAGGGCTGGCTGCAAGAGGTTGCAATTCCCGGTGACTCCACGCGATATGAGGTCGCAGGAAAAGCGCACCATCATCATTTCCAATGTAACGAGTGCCGCAAATTATATGAGCTTGAGGGATGCGTCCCAAAATTCAAGCCGAGACTTCCACGCGGCTTTCGAGTTACCGGCCATGAGTTCTTTCTCTATGGAACATGCGCGAGTTGCCGAATTGAATCCCCTGAAGCTCAGGCTTAA